In Bactrocera oleae isolate idBacOlea1 chromosome 3, idBacOlea1, whole genome shotgun sequence, a genomic segment contains:
- the LOC106614934 gene encoding facilitated trehalose transporter Tret1, producing MTEGNQSKYQYLAGISANIMTISYGGFSGWPSASFLELQSKDSPLETGPMSSSDVGWVGSIICVGGVLGTIFYSWFADSYGRKKCMLLVALPSLIGWWIIPFATTPTHLCIARVFGGFAGGGIFTVLPIYTAELAQDHVRGILGTVLVLTFNFGILCAFVLGNFFTYDKVAWILSSLSVVFLLCFPFLKETPQHLLNKNKIKKAEKSLKYFRNIRALSHEWPEDFKFEFEKLKADVKQSDDNGENNSITWKDINNPTTRKAFLIGIGIMTLMSFSGCFAMLNYSANIFKESGSSLSPTLSAIIVGGLQWIGSYMSTLLVERAGRKSLMLISTTGVALGHIIFGVYSYLNVLGYDVRGFSWLSTFSFSFTIFISSLGLLGLPYLIIAEIMPPKLRSIGSMICMIQLWITTLIVLKCLPLMIEVMGMHGMVFVFAGISIVGFICVYLFIPETKGKTIEEILESL from the exons CAAATATTATGACGATATCATATGGCGGGTTCAGTGGCTGGCCATCTGCCAGCTTCTTGGAACTGCAATCCAAGGATAGTCCGCTCGAGACTGGGCCTATGTCGAGTTCGGACGTTGGTTGGGTGGGTTCAATAATTTGCGTCGGAGGTGTTCTAGGTACGATATTTTACTCCTGGTTTGCCGATAGCTATGGGCGCAAAAAGTGCATGCTGTTGGTTGCGCTACCCTCATTG ATCGGTTGGTGGATTATACCCTTTGCTACCACACCAACTCATCTTTGCATTGCACGTGTCTTCGGTGGTTTTGCTGGAGGTGGCATATTTACTGTTCTACCCATCTATACTGCCGAATTGGCGCAGGATCA TGTTCGCGGTATTTTGGGGACAGTGCTTGTGTTAACATTTAACTTCGGCATACTCTGTGCATTCGTTTTGGGCAACTTTTTTACCTATGATAAGGTGGCTTGGATTCTTTCATCGCTGAGCGTTGTGTTTCTGCTATGCTTTCCTTTTTTGAAAGAAACTCCTCAAcaccttttaaataaaaataaaatcaag AAAGCTGAAAAATCATTGAAATACTTTCGTAATATACGAGCACTGTCACACGAGTGGCCCGAAGACTTCAAATTTGAGTTTGAAAAACTGAAGGCAGATGTTAAACAGAGCGACGACAACGGCGAAAATAATTCGATAACCTGGAAAGATATAA ATAATCCAACAACACGTAAAGCATTCTTGATTGGTATCGGCATTATGACTCTGATGTCATTTTCTGGTTGTTTTGCTATGCTCAACTATTCTGCCAACATTTTTAAAGAGTCTGGCTCAAGTCTTTCGCCCACATTGTCTGCAATAATCGTAGGCGGACTTCAATGGATCGGATCCTATATGTCAACGCTTTTGGTGGAACGCGCTGGTAGGAAG tctttaatgctaatttcaaCCACTGGCGTTGCCTTGGGTCACATTATATTCGGTGTGTACTCTTATCTCAATGTGCTCGGCTATGATGTTCGTGGGTTCTCTTGGTTGTCAACCTTTAGCTTCTCATTTACAATATTCATATCGAGCTTGGGCTTGTTAGGGCTACCCTACTTGATTATAGCGGAAATAATGCCACCGAAACTGCGCAGCATTGGCTCCATGATCTGCATGATTCAGCTGTGGATTACCACTTTAATTGTACTAAAG tgtttACCGTTAATGATCGAAGTGATGGGAATGCACGGGATGGTCTTTGTATTTGCCGGTATAAGCATTGTTGGCTTCATATGCGTCTATCTGTTTATACCAGAAACCAAAGGCAAAACCATCGAAGAAATCCTGGAGAGTTTATAG